GATCCCGCCAGTGTCGCAGTCGCCCGCCACGACATCAGCGACGTGCAGGCCTCCGCGTCCTTTCCCGTCCAGAGTGCCGGACGCGTCCGCGGCGTGCTGGTGATCGGCCGGTACGAGGCCACTCCCTGGACCCGCGTGAACCGCCGCCTGCTCGACACGGTCCTGTCCAGCCTGCAACTCGCCCTGGAACGCGCCGAGCACGCCCAGACCCTGCAGCGCCGCACCCAGGACCTCGAACGCAGCAACGCCGAACTCGAACAGTTCGCGTACGTCGCCAGCCACGACCTGCAAGAACCCCTGCGGACCATCACCAGCTTCGCGGAACTGCTCGTCCGGCGCTTCAACACCGATCAGGACCCGCGCGTGCAGCAGTACGTCGAGCACATCAGCAGCGGCACCACCCGCATGCAGCAGCTCATTCAGGACCTCCTGAGTTTCGCGCGCGTCACCTCGCAGCGTGAAGCCCCCCGGCCCACCGACCCGGGCGCGGTCCTGACCCAGCTGCGCGCCGACCTCGCCGCGCCCCTGCGCGACAGCGGCGGCATCCTCAGCGCCGGTCCCCTGCCGCCCGTCATGACGTCCGCCACGCAACTGCGCCGCCTGCTCCAGAACCTCATCGGCAACGCCCTGAAATTCCAGCGGCCCGGCACCCCACCGCATGTGCACGTCAGCGCCCACTACGAGGGCGAGTTCGTGCGGTTCGACGTGCAGGACAACGGCATTGGTATCGCGCCCGAATACCAGGACCGTATCTTCACGATCTTCCAGCGACTCCACGGCCGCGACGAGTATCCCGGCACCGGCATCGGTCTGTCCGTCGCGCGCCGCATCGTCGAGGGCCACGGCGGCCGCATGGGCGTGCACTCCACGCCCGGGCAGGGCACCACCTTCTGGTTCACGCTGCCCGCCGTCCCCAACGCGGCCGCAGCAGACGCCCCTGCAGACCCTGTGCCACCCGGGCCGTCGGCCTGACCGTCCGGGAGCAACGCACGCGGACCCCGGGGGTAGTCCCGGGGTCCGCCGCTTCCGCAGTCCGGACTGCCAGCGGTTTCCAGTTTCATTGAGGGGCCAACGGCACGCCCCAGGGCTCCACTTCCACCCGCTTCGTTGACGGCTTTTCGCGCTGCTTGTGTCAGGTGCGTTTAGGGGTTGCCTCAACGCACCTGCAAATCGCTGTGAGATCGGCCTCCTGCCCCGTTACTGACTGGTCAGGGGCGTCGGCTCGTGCAGGGTGTAGCGCTGGATGGTGGCGGTGCTCAGACTGCGCTGATAGGTGGCGCTGCCCAACGGCAGGTACACGTAATGCTCGGCACGGCTCCAGCCCTGAGCCAGCATCCACCGCTGACGCATGTTCGGCGTGACCGTCGTGAATTCCGCCGTGACCGGCCCGCTGGCGTACGCGACGCGGTCATGGGTCATCAGAGGCAGCGCCTCTCCCACATCCAGCGTGCCGTTCGCATTCCGGTCCTGCCACATCAGCCATTCCAGCAGCAGGACCTTCGCATTCACCGGCTGCACCGTCACGCTGGCCCCGGCCGGGATCAGCGTCGTGGCGTCCACCGCGCGGGCCGACTGGGTCATCCACTTCAGCGGATCCACGTCCGTCGCCGTCTTCCCGACCGGCACGGCCACCTGATACACGCTCTCACCCTGCGCCGTCACCAGGGACAGGTAGGCGTTCGCCGGGGCCGCCGGGAAGCGCACCTCCACCCCGCTCGGCAGCGGCGGACGACCCCCTGTCGGATCGGCCGGCGAGCTCGGAGCGCCGCACGCCGTCAGGGCCGCGCCCAGCAGGATCGCCGCGGGCCACCATACCGCGCGGCTCATT
This genomic window from Deinococcus sedimenti contains:
- a CDS encoding sensor histidine kinase is translated as DILSSSVDHTELTLHQTLSSSGDHWQLRSHRGPFRNPNLLTVLQRGLPRGQTLNVDRPYATRAPHYQDHFDPASVAVARHDISDVQASASFPVQSAGRVRGVLVIGRYEATPWTRVNRRLLDTVLSSLQLALERAEHAQTLQRRTQDLERSNAELEQFAYVASHDLQEPLRTITSFAELLVRRFNTDQDPRVQQYVEHISSGTTRMQQLIQDLLSFARVTSQREAPRPTDPGAVLTQLRADLAAPLRDSGGILSAGPLPPVMTSATQLRRLLQNLIGNALKFQRPGTPPHVHVSAHYEGEFVRFDVQDNGIGIAPEYQDRIFTIFQRLHGRDEYPGTGIGLSVARRIVEGHGGRMGVHSTPGQGTTFWFTLPAVPNAAAADAPADPVPPGPSA